The Saprospiraceae bacterium genome contains the following window.
ACTCCAAAATTCAGCAATCCATTTGTTTTCAAATGAAAGTGGAGAACTAATTGTCAATACTTCTAAGGCTTCAGTATAATATTCCGATCCAACCAAAGTAGAATACTCTGGTAAAGGTTTAGCTATAAAATCTTTTAAATTGATTACAAAAGGCCTGACCTTGCCCCAGTAGGGAAGCAATGGAGGCATAGGCAATTCCTCGGATATTTGCCATTTACCTTCTTCTTTTACAGCTGTATATTGTTTATCATAAATATGTAAATAAGCTTGATGTCCAATAGTATCTAATGTAGAGTAATCGTAAATTGAATTCGCAATGGAATTCCCAAATAACTTGGAGCTTTCAATTTGAGATTTCGTATAATGCTTTATTAAATACTGATCCCATTTTAAAAATAGGGCCTCGGAATGATTATATACTTCAGTTGGAGCTGTAAGGTAAAATCTTGCAAACATTTTACGATAACAGGCATTTAAAGCAGCTTGTAAAATGTATGGTTCATTGCCATGAAAATTAATGCTCTTATAACCGGGAAGAAATTGCTCTAAGGAGTTAAGATCTCCTTTAAAAACTGGCCGGGCACTTTCAATGCCTGCAATCCCTATATAGCCAAATGTTCTTGCTGAAATCGAACCTCTATACCCTTCTGAATAACGATCAGCTTCTAAGAAAAAATTATACCAGTCAACGATAAGTTCTGTTGTTTTGTCAGAATACGATTTATTTGGAGCCAAACAAGCATACCAACCAATTGCAGCGATTATCAACAAAGAAAAAATACTGAGAACCAGCGATTGACGCCAATTCTCTTGTATTCTTTGTTTTATTTTTCGTAGGGCAAGCACGAGATGGATTAGCGTTTAATTGTATTGTAATTCAAGCTGAGATTTGGTCTGTAAGACCATGGTTTTAACAGGGAGTTGATTTGGTTGGCTTTCAATAGAAGTAAAAAGCAGTCTAAATATAGTTCCACCTTCTACGCCGGGAATTACATTCATTTGGATTTTATGAATTTTTAATATAGAAGATACCAAGGATAAGCCAATACCGGAACCTTTTATAACAGATGTTTGTGGACTCCGATAAAATGGTTCAAAAATATAAGGCAGATCGGCTTCATTAATACCAGGTCCATTGTCTACGATATCAATTTGAATTTGTTGATTCAGTTGACAATCCATCAATACTTTTATTTTATGGTCAGGACTAAATTTACATCCATTTTCCATTAAGTTTATAAGAGCCGTTTTTATCAACGCCTCATTTGCTTTGATTACAAGATTTCGTTCATTTTCGGGTAAATTAAAAATCTCAAAATGAATCTTATAATCTGAATGGGATTTAACAAGTTGAGACTTTACCTGCCAAACCAATTCATCGATTCTGATTTCACCAAACTCAACTACATTTTGATCGGAGGTGATTCGGGCAAGCTGCATTAGTTTGTTGGAAACTTCATTTAAATTTTTAGTGTCTTCTAAAATTGAATTAAGGGTCTCTTTATATTGTTGGGTACTGCGTTCATTTTGTAAGCTTACTTCAATTTGACTAATAATTACACTCAAGGGATTTTTTAATTCATGAGAGATATTAGAAAGAAATAATTTTTGTGTAACAAAAGCTTTCTGAATTCGATCCAATAGATTATTAAATGTGACGACAAGTCGAGACAGTTCATCGTTTTGATTATGAATTTTTAATCGATGACTCATATCCGTTGGCAGAATGGCTTCGAGTTCATTCATAATATGATTAACCGGAGCCAATGCTTGCCCTGCAAAAATCCATCCACCAATAGCAACAAGTATAATAAACAAAATAAAAACGAACATTAATATTTTGGTCAGATCATTGAGATGTTCAGATTTAAATACAGCTTCTGCAACGACTACATAGTTATTGTTTGATTTGTCTCGATACACTAAACCAAGTGCATTAAAGGATTCTCTGTTAAAACGATATTCTCCGGAGCTTTTAATCTCAGCCAATTTTCCGGCATCCAAAAATTCAGAACCTGGATTAAAACTATAAATACGTTTGTTGTCCTGATTATAGATGGTTATATTTTCTGTATAGATTGATAAATTCGGATTGGACTCATTCTTTTTTTCATTATACAGTATTTCATGACCGACTATCATGTCGGCTGTCATGATAGCTTTAGATTTTAAATTGCCATAAAAATCATCACGGACCTGCTCTTCAAATTCAAAATGAATAAACATCAATGCAAATACCATAATGATTGCAACGATCAGAATAAATTGTATGGTAAGCCTTCGACGAATTTGCATAGTTAAACAGATGTTTGGTGAATTGGATTGAAAGCCATGTATTAATTCTCCAATTTAAAAATATATCCAGCACCAAATATAGTGTGTATCAACCTCTTAGCAAAAGGGCGGTCCATTTTATTTCTTAAATAATTGATGTAAACTTCAATCATATTGGTATTGGTATCAAAGTGAATGTCCCAAACTTTTTCAGCAATTTCAGCTTTCGAAATAACCCGACCCTGATGTCTTAAAAAGTACTCTAAAAGGGCAAATTCCTTTGGAGTCAGGTCTATTTTCTTATTGGACCTGTAAAATTCCTTGGCATCAATGTCCATCCGAACGTCCTCGAAAACCAAAATTTGATTTGCCTGAGTTCTTCCCTTGCCTCGCCTTGAAAGCGCTTTCACCCGCGCAAGCAATTCTTTAAATTCAAAGGGTTTAACCAAATAATCATCTGCTCCAGCTTCCAGACCTTCCACTGTATTATTTGTACCGGCGAGGGCTGTTAATAAAATTACAGGGGTACTTTGATTCTTTTTCCGCAAGGATTTGACGAGTTCTAAACCACTGAGATTTGGCATTACAATATCTGAAATGATTACGTCGTAGTCATTTTCCAGCGCCAATCGAAGTCCATTTAAGCCTTCATGGGCTAAATCAACCGAGATCTGATTTTCTTCAAAACCTTGTTTTAAGGCTTCTATAGCTTTTAATTCGTCTTCAATTACAAGTACTTTCATGAAATTATTTCAGGGCGAAAACCAAATATCGATAAGGTCATCCATGTTTTCAAATGTTAATTCGATTTTAAGGAAATTCTAATTAGATTCTAAAAGCTTCTTAAGCCACACGGTTCTGAAGCAAATTATCTTTGTCCTTCGAACGAAATATTTATTAATATCATTTCTAATCTATGAAAATCAAGCAGTTATTATCATTATTTCTTCTTTCTGCAAGTTTGGTTTTGTTATATAGTTCTTGCAGTAAAGATGATGACAAAAAATCAGATTCTGAAAACCTCGTTTCTGATTATAATGCAAATGCAACTTTGGAATGGAATAAAATATTCCTTGAAATTGAGCGCTATGCTGCAGGTTACAGACCGGGACCAGCGCCAAGATCTTTGGGTTTAATGGGATTGGCATGTTACGAAGCATTAATTACTG
Protein-coding sequences here:
- a CDS encoding vanadium-dependent haloperoxidase, with translation MLALRKIKQRIQENWRQSLVLSIFSLLIIAAIGWYACLAPNKSYSDKTTELIVDWYNFFLEADRYSEGYRGSISARTFGYIGIAGIESARPVFKGDLNSLEQFLPGYKSINFHGNEPYILQAALNACYRKMFARFYLTAPTEVYNHSEALFLKWDQYLIKHYTKSQIESSKLFGNSIANSIYDYSTLDTIGHQAYLHIYDKQYTAVKEEGKWQISEELPMPPLLPYWGKVRPFVINLKDFIAKPLPEYSTLVGSEYYTEALEVLTISSPLSFENKWIAEFWSDDHPGLTFTPSSRWISITNQVICNELPSIEKTLETYLKIGIALTDASISCWNSKYLYNLERPESYIHKVFNKDWQPLFHTPPFPSYPSGHSIFGAAASEVLTSLYGGDYAMVDHSHEGRDEFMGTPRKFHSFYEMAFENAFSRIPLGVHFRMDCEEGLRLGFLVGKKSVLFKFSNKIILPYK
- a CDS encoding response regulator transcription factor, whose translation is MKVLVIEDELKAIEALKQGFEENQISVDLAHEGLNGLRLALENDYDVIISDIVMPNLSGLELVKSLRKKNQSTPVILLTALAGTNNTVEGLEAGADDYLVKPFEFKELLARVKALSRRGKGRTQANQILVFEDVRMDIDAKEFYRSNKKIDLTPKEFALLEYFLRHQGRVISKAEIAEKVWDIHFDTNTNMIEVYINYLRNKMDRPFAKRLIHTIFGAGYIFKLEN
- a CDS encoding HAMP domain-containing histidine kinase, with product MQIRRRLTIQFILIVAIIMVFALMFIHFEFEEQVRDDFYGNLKSKAIMTADMIVGHEILYNEKKNESNPNLSIYTENITIYNQDNKRIYSFNPGSEFLDAGKLAEIKSSGEYRFNRESFNALGLVYRDKSNNNYVVVAEAVFKSEHLNDLTKILMFVFILFIILVAIGGWIFAGQALAPVNHIMNELEAILPTDMSHRLKIHNQNDELSRLVVTFNNLLDRIQKAFVTQKLFLSNISHELKNPLSVIISQIEVSLQNERSTQQYKETLNSILEDTKNLNEVSNKLMQLARITSDQNVVEFGEIRIDELVWQVKSQLVKSHSDYKIHFEIFNLPENERNLVIKANEALIKTALINLMENGCKFSPDHKIKVLMDCQLNQQIQIDIVDNGPGINEADLPYIFEPFYRSPQTSVIKGSGIGLSLVSSILKIHKIQMNVIPGVEGGTIFRLLFTSIESQPNQLPVKTMVLQTKSQLELQYN